The genomic DNA ATAAAGAAAGAATATGGTTCGACCGACAAATATCTGTCGAAAGGATTGCATCTCACGGAAAAAGAGCGCGATACATTAAAAGATATCATACTAAACTAACCGGTATCCAAATTATTTGCGTACCTTTGTCCCCACTCTGAATTTATTATATATACATATATCACATTTTGAAAACATTTGAAGAATTAGGAGTTGCCGCACCAATACTGAAGGCAATTCAAGAAATGGGCTACGAATCGCCCATGCCGGTACAGGAGGAAGTGATTCCTTTCCTACTGGGAGATGACAACGACGTAATTGCATTAGCACAAACAGGTACGGGAAAGACAGCCGCTTTCGGCCTTCCGATCCTGCAAAAAATCGATGTGACTACATACCACCCCCAAGCACTCGTACTCTGTCCCACTCGTGAGCTATGTTTACAGATCGCCGACGACCTGAACGACTACTCCAAGTATATCGACAACCTGAAGGTCCTCCCGGTGTACGGAGGTTCCAGCATCGAGAGCCAGATCAAGACGCTGAAGCGTGGCGTGCACGTGGTCGTAGCCACTCCGGGACGCCTCCTGGACCTGATGAACCGCAAGACGGTAGACCTCAGCCTGGTGAAGAACGTCATCATGGACGAGGCGGACGAGATGCTGAACATGGGGTTCACCGACAGCATCAACGCCATCCTCGCCGAAGTGCCGGAGAACCGCAACATGCTGCTCTTCTCGGCCACCATGCCGAAAGAGATCGCCAACATCACGAAGAAGTACATGAAGAATCCGAAGGAGATCGTGATCGGCAACAAGAACGAAGGAAACAAGAACATCCGCGATATCTATTATATGGTACAGGCACGCGACAAGTACCTGGCTCTGAAACGCATCGCCGACTTCTACCCGAACATCTACGGCATCGTCTTCTGCCGTACCCGCAAAGAGACGCAGGAGATCGCCGACAAACTGATACAGGACGGCTACAACGCCGACTCGCTGCACGGCGAACTGAGCCAGGCGCAGCGCGACTACGTGATGCAGAAGTTCCGCGTCAAAAACATCCAACTCTTAGTTGCTACCGATGTGGCTGCCCGCGGCCTGGATGTGGACGATCTGACACACGTGATCAACTACGGCCTGCCCGATGAAGTGGAATCCTACACGCACCGCCGTGGCCGTACGGGCCGTGCGGGAAAGACGGGTATCTCCATCTCCATCTGCCACGTGAAGGAGAAAGGCAAAATCCGCGAGATCGAAAGGATCATCAACAAGAAATTCGAGAAAGGCGAAATGCCTACCGGACATGCTATCTGCGAAAAGCAGCTTTTCAACCTCGTCGACCAGATCGAAAAGGTGAAGGTGAACGAGGAGGAGATCGCCTCCCTGATGCCCCAAATCTACCGCAAGTTGGAATGGCTGGACAAGGAAGACATCATCAAACGTGTCGTTTCGCTCGAATTCAACCGTATGATCGATTACTACAAGGATGCCGACGAGATCCAGCAGGTAGACGAACGTTCCTCTCGCAGCGAACGGGGCGAACGCCGTGCACATGCGGCCGAAGAGGGCTATTCGCGTTTCTTCCTCAACTTCGGCAAGGCCGACGGCCTATATCCGAACCAGCTGATCGAACTGGTCAACAAATGTGTGCCGGGCAAGGTGCGCATCGGCAAGATCGACCTGCGCGAAAAC from Parabacteroides merdae ATCC 43184 includes the following:
- a CDS encoding DEAD/DEAH box helicase, with the translated sequence MGYESPMPVQEEVIPFLLGDDNDVIALAQTGTGKTAAFGLPILQKIDVTTYHPQALVLCPTRELCLQIADDLNDYSKYIDNLKVLPVYGGSSIESQIKTLKRGVHVVVATPGRLLDLMNRKTVDLSLVKNVIMDEADEMLNMGFTDSINAILAEVPENRNMLLFSATMPKEIANITKKYMKNPKEIVIGNKNEGNKNIRDIYYMVQARDKYLALKRIADFYPNIYGIVFCRTRKETQEIADKLIQDGYNADSLHGELSQAQRDYVMQKFRVKNIQLLVATDVAARGLDVDDLTHVINYGLPDEVESYTHRRGRTGRAGKTGISISICHVKEKGKIREIERIINKKFEKGEMPTGHAICEKQLFNLVDQIEKVKVNEEEIASLMPQIYRKLEWLDKEDIIKRVVSLEFNRMIDYYKDADEIQQVDERSSRSERGERRAHAAEEGYSRFFLNFGKADGLYPNQLIELVNKCVPGKVRIGKIDLRENFSFFEVEEGEAQRVMDSMNGFEVDGRRISVEPAQGKKEEGGRGGKRSYGGRRSDDGYKGKRGSKDSGRRGGDRSDRTFRKDERDSDRPWKRTAAARDARKKRRF